A window of Komagataeibacter medellinensis NBRC 3288 contains these coding sequences:
- a CDS encoding HAD family hydrolase — MLPAALRPDGALELVIFDCDGVLIDSEGPSCRMIAHDLRQYGREISDDEAIHRFAGHALTALKHEIEQAEGIALPGDWPARMQRNLVTLMRNEAETIDGAPAMLRGVAGLGLPYRIGSNSSVAEMEAKFGRTGLDVLIAPQYIHSARDMGQPKPDPAVYLAGAKAQGVSPGNCIVLEDTDTGARAAQAAGMGCVLLRPADLPAPTWPGLLRIAHLDEFVPLLRRILTTQGRGEGAHA, encoded by the coding sequence ATGCTGCCTGCCGCACTGCGCCCCGATGGCGCGCTTGAACTGGTCATTTTTGACTGTGACGGGGTCCTGATCGACAGTGAAGGCCCTTCATGCCGCATGATTGCCCATGACCTGCGTCAGTATGGCCGCGAGATCAGTGATGATGAGGCCATCCACCGCTTCGCAGGCCACGCGTTGACCGCGCTCAAGCACGAGATCGAGCAGGCGGAAGGCATCGCCCTACCCGGGGACTGGCCTGCGCGGATGCAGCGCAACCTTGTCACCCTCATGCGCAATGAGGCGGAAACCATTGATGGCGCCCCTGCCATGCTGCGTGGTGTGGCAGGCCTCGGCCTGCCATATCGGATCGGTTCTAATTCCTCGGTAGCAGAGATGGAGGCCAAATTCGGCCGCACGGGGCTGGATGTGCTGATTGCACCGCAATACATCCATTCCGCGCGTGACATGGGCCAACCCAAGCCTGACCCTGCGGTCTATCTGGCCGGAGCCAAGGCGCAGGGCGTATCGCCTGGCAACTGCATCGTGCTGGAAGATACCGATACCGGAGCGCGCGCCGCACAGGCAGCCGGTATGGGCTGCGTACTGCTGCGCCCAGCCGACCTGCCCGCACCAACATGGCCGGGGCTGCTGCGCATTGCGCATCTGGATGAATTCGTGCCGCTGCTGCGCCGCATCCTGACCACCCAGGGCAGGGGAGAGGGCGCGCATGCTTGA